The following coding sequences lie in one Oceanicola sp. 502str15 genomic window:
- a CDS encoding ATP-binding cassette domain-containing protein, with protein sequence MSESYRLEVQNLTRRLGGREVVRDLSLQVRAGQVTCLLGPSGCGKSTTLRMIAGVDQPDAGRVLVEGTEVSGESGFVPPEQRHIGLMFQDFALFPHLTVAKNVAFGLKRGAAKGRVEELLEKVGLSRHARAYPHELSGGEQQRVALARALAPRPRVMLMDEPFSGLDMRLRDDIRDQTLAVLKEEGAAVLLVTHEPDEAMRMADEIALMRDGRIVQRGAPYTIYNNPVDRKAAAFFSDINILRGEVQGALTETAFGSFLAPGVPDGQGVEIVIRPQHLTIDFDRAGRGPNPTESHGMPARGVVERARFMGRESLVELKMDHDGQVLRATIPSVFLPKPGTVLWLTIRRDRCFLFPLRTE encoded by the coding sequence GTGAGCGAGAGCTACAGGCTGGAAGTGCAAAACCTGACGCGCCGCCTCGGCGGGCGCGAGGTGGTGCGTGATCTGTCGTTGCAGGTGCGCGCGGGGCAGGTGACCTGCCTGCTCGGCCCCTCCGGCTGCGGCAAGTCGACGACGCTGCGGATGATCGCCGGCGTCGACCAACCCGATGCCGGGCGGGTGCTGGTGGAGGGGACGGAGGTTTCCGGCGAGAGCGGCTTCGTGCCGCCCGAGCAGCGCCACATCGGCTTGATGTTTCAGGACTTTGCGCTGTTTCCGCACCTGACCGTGGCAAAGAACGTGGCCTTCGGGCTGAAGCGCGGCGCTGCGAAGGGCCGGGTGGAGGAGCTGCTGGAGAAGGTCGGGCTTTCGCGCCATGCGCGGGCCTATCCGCACGAGCTGTCGGGCGGGGAGCAGCAGCGGGTTGCGCTGGCCCGTGCGCTGGCGCCGCGGCCCCGGGTGATGCTGATGGACGAGCCTTTCTCGGGCCTTGATATGCGGCTGCGCGACGACATCCGCGACCAGACGCTGGCTGTGCTGAAGGAAGAAGGCGCGGCGGTGCTGCTGGTGACGCATGAGCCGGACGAGGCGATGCGGATGGCCGACGAGATTGCGCTGATGCGCGACGGGCGGATCGTGCAGCGCGGCGCGCCCTACACGATCTACAACAACCCGGTAGACCGGAAGGCGGCGGCCTTCTTCAGCGATATCAACATTTTGCGCGGCGAGGTGCAGGGTGCTCTGACGGAAACCGCCTTTGGCAGCTTTCTGGCGCCGGGGGTGCCGGACGGGCAGGGGGTGGAGATTGTCATTCGGCCACAGCACCTGACCATCGACTTCGACCGCGCGGGCCGGGGCCCGAACCCGACCGAGAGCCACGGCATGCCGGCGCGGGGCGTGGTGGAGCGGGCGCGGTTCATGGGGCGCGAGAGCCTCGTTGAGCTGAAGATGGACCACGACGGGCAGGTGCTGCGGGCCACGATTCCCTCGGTTTTCCTGCCCAAGCCGGGCACTGTGCTCTGGCTCACAATTCGGCGCGACAGGTGCTTTCTGTTTCCGCTGCGCACCGAATGA
- a CDS encoding SDR family oxidoreductase → MDLGISGKRALVAASSKGLGLGCARALAEAGCSLVMNARGEEALEASAAAIRADFGVEVETVACDVTTEEGRAKLLGAAGTVEILVTNAGGPPPGMWQDWDRDDFIAALDANMLTPIALMQAALPGMMERRWGKVVNITSQSVKSPIAVLGLSNSARAGLTGFVAGTARQVAEYGVNINNLLPGIHATDRADSLDKGVCEKEGITMEEARAKRASTIPANRYGTPEEFGATCAFLCSQHAGYMVGQNILLDGGSLNYTLA, encoded by the coding sequence ATGGATCTGGGGATTTCTGGCAAGCGGGCATTGGTTGCGGCCTCCTCCAAGGGGCTCGGGCTGGGTTGCGCACGGGCGCTGGCGGAAGCCGGGTGCTCGCTGGTGATGAACGCCCGCGGAGAAGAGGCGCTCGAGGCCAGTGCGGCCGCGATCCGCGCCGATTTCGGCGTGGAGGTCGAGACCGTGGCCTGCGACGTGACCACCGAAGAGGGCCGGGCCAAGCTGCTGGGCGCCGCGGGCACCGTCGAGATCCTCGTGACCAATGCGGGCGGCCCGCCCCCGGGCATGTGGCAGGACTGGGACCGCGACGACTTCATCGCCGCGCTGGATGCCAACATGCTCACCCCCATTGCGCTGATGCAGGCGGCCCTTCCGGGCATGATGGAGCGGCGCTGGGGCAAGGTGGTGAACATCACCAGCCAGTCGGTGAAAAGCCCGATCGCGGTGCTTGGCCTCTCCAACTCGGCGCGCGCCGGGCTCACCGGCTTTGTTGCCGGCACCGCCCGTCAGGTGGCCGAATATGGCGTGAATATCAACAACCTGCTCCCCGGCATTCATGCAACCGACCGGGCCGACTCGCTCGACAAGGGCGTGTGCGAGAAGGAGGGGATCACCATGGAGGAAGCGCGGGCCAAGCGGGCCTCGACCATTCCGGCCAACCGCTATGGCACGCCTGAGGAGTTTGGCGCGACCTGTGCCTTCCTGTGCTCGCAGCACGCCGGCTACATGGTGGGGCAGAACATTCTGCTCGACGGCGGCTCGCTGAACTACACGCTTGCCTGA
- a CDS encoding Hint domain-containing protein: protein MTTPSSSSSPDGPETARQGAERRASYGCHVFSGADLHVTSGANLGDTLGPVDELCEGDTYGLAEEAEVSKLALITEAGRLLVAPDSELGRVGEAVTLAGRLTFMGGDGGGMDLLVIELPGAEGETRHFLPLEPMEPRVDYALIGVSDEPGEVQLSDLTSFAFARGTAITLASGAQKPVEELAPGERVLTRDHGAQPVRWIGTQTVRAVGAYAPVVITKDTLGNAADLILSQHQRLFVYQRGADRVTETAEMLVKAALLVDDDAVFVRKGGFVDYFTLVFDHHEVIYAECIPVESLELSPDTRHSLPGEIAAGIEAEFGDLAHTPAFGTELSGDRIDPEKRRRIFKGSAGR from the coding sequence ATGACCACGCCTTCCTCCTCCTCCTCTCCCGACGGGCCAGAGACCGCGCGCCAAGGTGCCGAGCGCCGTGCCAGCTATGGCTGCCACGTGTTCAGCGGGGCCGATCTGCATGTGACCTCGGGCGCCAACCTCGGCGACACCCTCGGCCCGGTCGACGAGCTGTGCGAGGGCGACACCTACGGGCTGGCCGAAGAGGCAGAAGTGTCGAAGCTGGCGCTGATCACCGAGGCTGGGCGGCTTCTGGTTGCGCCCGACAGCGAGCTTGGCCGCGTCGGCGAGGCCGTGACCCTTGCCGGGCGGCTCACCTTCATGGGCGGCGACGGCGGCGGCATGGACCTGCTGGTCATCGAACTGCCCGGCGCCGAGGGCGAAACCCGCCATTTCCTGCCGCTCGAACCTATGGAGCCGCGCGTCGACTATGCGCTCATCGGCGTCTCCGACGAACCGGGCGAGGTGCAGCTTTCCGACCTCACCTCCTTCGCCTTCGCCCGCGGCACCGCCATCACCCTCGCCTCCGGGGCGCAAAAGCCGGTGGAAGAGCTCGCGCCCGGCGAGCGCGTCCTGACCCGCGACCACGGCGCCCAGCCCGTCCGCTGGATCGGCACCCAGACCGTGCGCGCCGTCGGGGCCTATGCGCCGGTGGTCATCACCAAGGACACGCTCGGCAACGCCGCCGACCTGATCCTGAGTCAGCACCAGCGCCTCTTCGTCTACCAGCGCGGCGCCGACCGCGTGACCGAAACCGCCGAAATGCTGGTGAAGGCCGCGCTGCTGGTCGATGACGACGCGGTCTTTGTCCGCAAGGGCGGTTTCGTCGATTACTTCACCCTGGTCTTCGACCATCACGAGGTAATCTACGCCGAGTGCATCCCCGTGGAATCCCTCGAGCTTTCGCCCGACACAAGGCACAGCCTGCCCGGCGAGATCGCTGCGGGGATCGAAGCCGAGTTCGGCGACCTTGCCCATACCCCGGCCTTTGGCACCGAACTCTCGGGCGATCGGATCGACCCGGAGAAACGACGCAGGATCTTCAAGGGCAGCGCGGGGCGTTAA
- a CDS encoding TetR/AcrR family transcriptional regulator: MNKGQPTRKSEIVAAAFEALMAEGLPMLSYDTIARRGALSRQLIRYHYPEPEDLMIDLCDHLAGLYREALISEVMKREGAARLRCFFDFYFDLIEGNLKPRDDQVYDAMMSLSAGSPRIRTNLRSQYSLLGQVLSHELELEYPALGSQGAQELSWLFVSLMYGHWKMVASLGFSGEHRRVTRAAIDRLIESYLARPTEAGPKIWSAPAKD; the protein is encoded by the coding sequence ATGAACAAGGGTCAGCCCACCCGCAAGAGCGAGATCGTCGCCGCCGCCTTCGAGGCCCTCATGGCCGAGGGGCTGCCGATGCTGTCTTACGATACCATCGCGCGGCGCGGCGCCCTGTCGCGCCAGTTGATCCGCTATCACTACCCCGAGCCTGAAGACCTGATGATCGACCTCTGCGACCATCTCGCCGGGCTCTACCGCGAGGCGCTGATTTCAGAGGTGATGAAACGCGAGGGTGCGGCCCGCTTGCGCTGTTTCTTCGATTTCTACTTCGACCTGATCGAGGGCAACCTCAAACCTCGTGACGATCAGGTCTACGACGCCATGATGTCGCTCTCCGCCGGCAGCCCCCGCATCCGCACCAACCTGCGCAGCCAGTATTCGCTGCTCGGGCAGGTGCTCTCCCACGAGCTGGAGTTGGAATACCCCGCTCTCGGCTCGCAGGGGGCGCAGGAGCTGTCCTGGCTCTTCGTCAGCCTCATGTACGGCCACTGGAAGATGGTGGCCTCCCTCGGCTTTTCCGGCGAACACCGCCGCGTCACCCGCGCCGCCATCGACCGGCTGATCGAGTCGTACCTCGCCCGCCCCACCGAGGCGGGGCCGAAAATCTGGTCCGCCCCCGCGAAAGACTGA
- a CDS encoding Rho termination factor N-terminal domain-containing protein — protein sequence MAKSDDTREDPGPSVKDHDTYEALRDKGYSKEKSARIANAQANPDMDPSEKGGKAPPYEAWTAAELYERAQELDISGRSEMTKEELIEALRG from the coding sequence AGAGTGATGACACCCGCGAAGATCCCGGCCCGAGCGTGAAGGACCACGACACCTACGAGGCGCTGCGCGACAAGGGCTACTCCAAGGAAAAGTCGGCGCGGATCGCGAATGCGCAGGCCAACCCCGACATGGACCCGAGCGAGAAGGGGGGCAAGGCGCCGCCCTACGAGGCATGGACGGCGGCCGAGCTCTATGAGCGGGCGCAGGAGCTGGATATCTCGGGACGCAGCGAGATGACCAAGGAAGAGCTGATCGAGGCGCTGCGGGGGTAG